ctatttacacaaaatttatcAGGGGTATATTTCAGCAAAAAAAACCGTGGGTCAAAAACTTATCATGGTGTTTAGTTATCGCAGTGCACATGTTTTCATGCTATTATACAGAAAAATACCACGGGAGGGAGGTATACTACCGTGCTATTTACACATAAGTTACTGGAGTATCTTTTCAATAATTTTCTTCCCTATGGTCCaagttaccatggtgtttctaCCTCAGTTATCAGATGTGCGCTACGCATATTACCATTTATTTACACAGAAATTATCGGGTATATATTCACATTTTTCTGCCCCAATGGTTAAAATACCATGATGTTTGTATCTAAATTATNNNNNNNNNNNNNNNNNNNNNNNNNNNNNNNNNNNNNNNNNNNNNNNNNNNNNNNNNNNNNNNNNNNNNNNNNNNNNNNNNNNNNNNNNNNNNNNNNNNNNNNNNNNNNNNNNNNNNNNNNNNNNNNNNNNNNNNNNNNNNNNNNNNNNNNNNNNNNNNNNNNNNNNNNNNNNNNNNNNNNNNNNNNNNNNNNNNNNNNNNNNNNNNNNNNNNNNNNNNGGGGTTCAACAAATTTCTTCCCCAATGATCAAAGTTACCATGATGCTTTCATCAAAATTATCACGCCTCCGGTGCTTATATGACCATGCTACTTACACATAATGTAACATGTGGTATATAAAAGTTATCATGTTGGTGGTGCGTTAGTTATCGTGATGGTGATGGAGAATTTACCACGGGAAAAGTTTATGTGCCGGGTTTGATAGGTGAAATAAAAAAAAATCTGTGCTAACATATTAAAGGCAAAACATGTCAAAAACCGTACTTTCCTTAGCTTGTTCAACAATGAGTCGTAGGTGAGGTGGTGATGCGTGCGGTAGTTTTTGCAATCTGCCACACAGTTACCACATACATATTTCGTCTCTTTTTTCCATTGCAACCGACGGAACCTTTTGCTATCCCTAAACATATCTcgtttcttttttcccttcccttccttccttcctttctttctttctttctttctttgtgcTTGTGTGCACGCAACATAGTATACCTGTGTGGCTGTGTGGATCATACATCGTCGTCAGTGCGAGAAGTGAGCTTCCCGAGCTGCAACAAcctctcctcctcgtcgccggcagcaGCCACCGGGGAGCCCGAGCTCAGGAGGTCCTGCGGGAGCAGCACGTCGGTCTGGTCCGCGGTGGGCACCAGGACGATGGCGCCCAGCGCGGACAGCCTCAGCAGGTTCCTGAGCAGGACGGCGAGCCAGAGGTTGCTGAAATCGGTCCTCGTCACGTGCAGGGCCCGGAGCACGAAGGCGCCGCCGGTCTTGGCGACCAGCATGCCGAGGCTGTCGATGCACATGAGCAGCGCGAAGAAGGTGCCCTCGGCGCCCGGCGGGCAGAGCTTGGTGCTCAGGACCATCATCGGCATCAGCCGGACGCGGCCGACGACCCGGGAGACGCACTCCTCCAGGGTGACGAAGACCGCGTCCGGGACGCCGAGCGCGAGGTTCCACCGGAGCACGAAGGTGAGGTCGAGGAGGCCGGAGGCGCCGTGCAGGAGCTGGGCGAAGAAGAGGATGCTCCGGAACGGGTAGTCCTTGAGGTTCTTGTGGTAGATCAGGACGCCCACCATGGACGCGACCGCGCCGACGGCGTGCACCATCCCCACAAATTCCTGCATGCATGGAGATGAACACCAGCTGATCAATACTCTCGGCCAACCATATATAACTCAATGTGCTGCCTTGTTTTCAATTGTGTAAAGACATAAACCTTTAGCCCAGTTTGGAACGACTGGTTTCCTGTAACTCAACTGCTCACTCTGAAGCTCCAGCATTCCAATCCAAACATGCCCCATAAAGTTTACTGCTCCCTCAGTTCacaattcacaaatataagatgtttgaacttttttctgaatcggatgtactcagtatatagacacgttttagtgtgaTTGTTCACTCGTTTCAGCCCATATGTagcccatattgaaatatccaaaacatcttatatttgtgaacggagggagtacatcattaGAGCCTTAGAGGCAATGCTTGAAGACTATGCGCTACCGTTTAAGAGCTGAAGATATTTTGTGTTGTTGGAATGATGCACTTTATCTTAGTAAGGAATCTTTTGGGGACAATGGGGACATCATTGTGGAACAAGCAAGATTGAGGGATCAGGAAATGCATGGCTGCATCCTAGATTCCAAGATTTGAAGGTAGGCACCTTTTATCTAGGTCACCTTTCTGATAGATTTTGATTGTGTTATATTCAGTTGTCTGAGAGTGATCGATGCGTAAGACCTCAGTCTTCTGTATTTTCTTTCCATCATTTCGTAATTTTGCCGCTCAGGCACTTCTAGTATTTTATTGATGAATATACCATATCCTTTGGATAGAAAATAGTGGCGATAAAATATAAGAAGTGAATTTTCTTATCCACGGCCCCACCCTGATTCCAATTCATTCATTGGAACAAAAGAGAAAAGACTAATGAGATGGAAGATGTCATGAGGTGGAAGATGCCAAGCAAGGAATTTATTATTGCATGCTATATTTTTTGTAACAATATTCTTGGAGCAGAAATATTTTAAATTCCAGGGCCACTGTGTTGTGATCCACTCAACGTCACTGTGACAAAAGACAAATCAAATTCCATTGGTATTGCTTTAATTTTCCAAAATTTAATGCGCACCTGCTTTACCTAGATGAGTAAGATAACTTTTTAGATAATCGATGACTAAGCTACTTCCTTCATCAACCTAAAATTTGGAAAATATTGACAAACTGACTTTTAGTTAATCCATATTCTGAAGAAAGGTAAGAGGAAATTTTAGACTGCAGTAGCTACAAACATGCATGCACTGAAGAAACATTCTATCTAATATCAATTGCAAAGTTAATTGTCCGAAACATCTATACAGTACGTATATCTTTGTGCGGGGCATTGCTAATCTTCCCTGTATTGTTCCAATTTTATTGGATGTCCCAAAAGGGACCTGCAGCATGTATATCTGGCTCATGCAGAGTGGCGATCCGGTGGGCTGAGCCACTAAGACGCAGATCATTTTATCAAGACTTCCTTTGTTTCGTTTAACAAGCCTAGTAGTAAGCAATATCATTAAGCAGATCATAAGCAAAAGTTCTACCTGTGAAAATCCAGGATTAGGCGGTTCCCTGTTAGTGTACCAGTAGAACTGCCCCTCGTGAGTGCTGATACTGAGGGCCAGTGAAAGGAACATGTAAAGAGATGGTTTCCACACTACTGGATACTTTATTGTCTGAACCATCCCTTTAACTGCCACAGTAACCTTGTTCAAAACCTGCATTTGATTAGCATTTCAGTAAGAAGCAAAAATATTGGAAGTTGCGCAGTTCCTTTCATCATTAGATTCTTATTTTCTACTACATGTGCAACAGTGCAAGTACACTTTCCTCAGCTTGCTGTCTAGGTTCAGTTATAATTCATTTGAGAAAGGTATAATTTTCTTCAACCAAGATATCTGAAGATTTCCAGTCACTTAAACATCAGGTTCATATTaacttaaatttgctaatatgGTACAATTCCAGGAGAATAATGTATAAAACTATAAATGCACCCAGCTTGGCCAAGCCAGTTAACATGAGATGGTGTTAGATATAGAATGATAGACTATCCTGTTCACTCACATACAGACATCAAGAAAAAAAAATAATGAGTTTGGAGCAAAAGAAGCAGAGGTGGAATAAGATTGCTGATCAACGTACCTTCTCTTTCATGTTATGCTGATACATTTTCAGCTCATATATGTAAAATCCTAGGAAAACCAACATAGTAGGAGGTAAAGCCATCACACCTAATGCACCCTACATTCAATCAGAATGCATGCAAAATTTAGTTTCTCAGTCAAGCAGCATAAAAAATGAGACCCTCTTACCTGGCGAACGTTCGCTGGGAGGGGGTGGCATTTGTGTAGATGGCAGTTTTAGTTGTGTGGGGGTTGGCAGTTTCATCAGAACAGCATGGCAGTTTCTGGGAAGAAGGAAATTTTGAGCAAAAACTCTCATCGTTTGATCTCGCgtcacaactaaaactgccagCAAAGAGCGTTCCTTTGCCATCCCCTTCCCAGGGAACGTCAGCCAGATAGCATTACCGTAGAAAATGAAACTAACAATTAAATAAGCTTCAAGAATTTGGACCGTAGTTTACCTGTGCTCCTAGATGGTGGACAAACATGCCACTTGAAGCATACCCAATAAGTGCACCTAGCGACGACGAGAATGCACAAAGGCTCTGCATATCTGGGGCCAATGCTGGCTTGTCAATACTGTTCTTTGCAATGCATGCATCTATTGTAACATCAGCAATGGCAACTGCTGTGGAGATTCCCACGAAGCAAACTACTGCAGAAGTCACTGATAGTCCGACACTGGCAAGAATAGCAGTTGAAAACATTCCAAGCATTCCTACAACCACAAAAAAGGGCGCATTTTTCAATCACGTCTATAATTGTGGGCTTGTGGCAAATATCAATGATGAACGCTCATAAGCACTTGTAAGTAAAGGACACAACAGAGGTTACTGGACAGCAACCCCTTGTAAGAGCATTGAAATGTTAGGACTTACGATACTTCTATGCAATTTGGAACAATAACAGATGCGGAACTTCTAATAATGCATGTAGATTGTTTGGTGGAAAAGTCAGAATTACCAGTTCTGCCAGTTTATTATCATAACAGCTATGCAACTTCGGGTTATTTGACTTGTGTCAGGCTAACAGTGTCATAGAACACCCCGAATATCTCTGGCGTGGAAGTGCCTTACATGAGCTCCTCGTATCTCACAGCATATGGTTTAGGACACTTTCTTATCTACTAGTATTAAAAAACAAATGTGATGCATATTTCCAATGGTTCTTGCTGATACTTAATAATGGACCACTAAATTTAGTGCTATTTTTTGTATTTTCTGTAACAATTCTTAGCATGTGTTGTTTTGTCCTCAGACATTTTAACCCGCATCATCGGCTTTTGTAATATAATCGGTCCTTATTAGTGgataataaataaaatcaaatgtgaTACCATTGCACAGACGAATAGTTGCAAGGTGTCCCAAGTTGTAGACAGTGGCGTAGCTACGGGGTGgacagggtggtccatggacctgAAATTTCTCCATAGCATGTATACAGTGTAGTAAAAAAATAtataaagggcaacctggtgcatgtagctcccgcttgcgcagggtccagggaagggtccgaccactttgggtctatagtacgcagcctttccctacatttctgtaagaggctgtttccaggacttgaacccatgacctcatggtcacaaggcagcagctttaccactgcgccaaggctccccttcagtaAAAAAATAtatctttaaaaataaataaatttatgTAAATGTTTCTACTATTGGACCATCCTGGCACAAGTGCCTAGAAACAATGCAAATCATGTACCGACATGCCGCCACCATGAATTAACTAAGAGGCTGACAGCGATATATACCAAACAGTCTAGTCTATGCCCCCACAGTGAGGGCAAATCAACAGCTTGTTCCAAAACATGCACCTACTGACTCAGATCAAGCCAGCAATAGTAAGAAAAATGCAGGCATACTCAACTATCTGAACCTACTCCACGTCGCAGCTGAGCTAACACAATTTCATTCACAATTCCGTCATATACTATAAGCTGCCCAACCGCTCTCGACCTCAAACGGGGTCGGCGTGCACTTGTTTTCAGTTAAGACGACAGCAGTGTTCAAAAGACCCTCCACCAAGAACACAATTAGCATGCCATTACCCACTACAACAAATTCTGTACCTCCGGGCTCCGGCAAGTAACAACATGTATCTATACAGGCTAAAGCAAATGTGGAGTCTCATCCATGAGTCGGGAGAGGTGGATGGATTCATCATTCATGGATGACTGACCTGAGAAGACGAAGTAGGGCCGGCGGCGGTAGCCGCGGACGGGGAGGACGTCGGTCATGACCCCCCAGAGGGGCTTGAGGACCCAGGGGACGTGGAAGAAGATGG
Above is a window of Triticum dicoccoides isolate Atlit2015 ecotype Zavitan chromosome 5B, WEW_v2.0, whole genome shotgun sequence DNA encoding:
- the LOC119309626 gene encoding probable folate-biopterin transporter 6, giving the protein MLEEEHGAMEADGGGWAEAALEPVRWVRMLCRELGATFVAGVVLVYGLNQGFAGSFFRVASDYYWKDVQRVQPATVQFLSIFFHVPWVLKPLWGVMTDVLPVRGYRRRPYFVFSGMLGMFSTAILASVGLSVTSAVVCFVGISTAVAIADVTIDACIAKNSIDKPALAPDMQSLCAFSSSLGALIGYASSGMFVHHLGAQGALGVMALPPTMLVFLGFYIYELKMYQHNMKEKVLNKVTVAVKGMVQTIKYPVVWKPSLYMFLSLALSISTHEGQFYWYTNREPPNPGFSQEFVGMVHAVGAVASMVGVLIYHKNLKDYPFRSILFFAQLLHGASGLLDLTFVLRWNLALGVPDAVFVTLEECVSRVVGRVRLMPMMVLSTKLCPPGAEGTFFALLMCIDSLGMLVAKTGGAFVLRALHVTRTDFSNLWLAVLLRNLLRLSALGAIVLVPTADQTDVLLPQDLLSSGSPVAAAGDEEERLLQLGKLTSRTDDDV